The Etheostoma spectabile isolate EspeVRDwgs_2016 chromosome 23, UIUC_Espe_1.0, whole genome shotgun sequence genome includes a window with the following:
- the dyrk2 gene encoding dual specificity tyrosine-phosphorylation-regulated kinase 2 isoform X3 gives MSDAVQLSSQSHVHVTQLYEENANKRPVLTSQPNGLAPLSSTRPGLPPPDRQTSAPEPPPHHCRQGSASSNKSTDGKPKPAAMTPEQAMKQFMSKMSSLEHHEVFSYPEVYFVGPNAKKRSGVLGGANNGGYDDDQGSYIHVPHDHISYRYEVLKVIGKGSFGQVVKAFDHRSQTHVALKMVRNEKRFHRQAAEEIRILEHLRKQDKDSSMNVIHMLENFTFRNHICMTFELLSMNLYELIKKNKFQGFSLPLVRKFAHSILQCLDSLHKNRIIHCDLKPENILLKQQGRSGIKVIDFGSSCYEHQRVYTYIQSRFYRAPEVILGSRYGMPIDMWSLGCILAELLTGYPLLPGEDEADQLACIMELLGMPSQKLLDASKRAKNFVSSKGYPRYCTVTTLPDGTAVLNGGRSRRGKARGPPASKDWSAALKGCDDPLFLDFLKQCLAWDPALRMTPSQALRHPWLRRRLPKPPTGTTTTAGEKTTSSTTTTTTTSKRGPATTNDGGGGITSISKLAPASSSTTTSSSKTRTNLAAITDANGNIQPRTVLPKLVS, from the exons ATGTCGGACGCCGTCCAGCTGTCGTCGCAGTCGCACGTCCACGTCACCCAGCTGTACGAGGAGAACGCCAACAAGCGTCCGGTGCTGACCTCCCAGCCCAACGGCCTGGCCCCTCTAAGCTCCACCCGGCCGGGGCTGCCGCCGCCGGACCGCCAGACCTCGGCCccggagccccccccccaccactgcCGGCAGGGCAGCGCCTCCTCCAACAAGTCGACGGACGGCAAGCCGAAGCCCGCCGCCATGACCCCGGAGCAGGCCATGAAGCAGTTCATGTCCAAGATGTCGTCGCTCGAGCATCACGAGGTGTTCAGCTACCCCGAAG TGTATTTCGTCGGTCCGAATGCTAAGAAGAGGTCCGGGGTCCTCGGCGGAGCCAACAACGGCGGCTACGACGACGATCAGGGATCCTACATCCACGTTCCACACGACCACATCTCCTACCGCTACGAAGTCCTGAAGGTCATCGGCAAGGGCAGCTTTGGACAG GTGGTGAAGGCCTTCGACCACCGGTCGCAGACCCACGTGGCCCTGAAGATGGTCCGCAACGAGAAGCGCTTCCACCGGCAGGCGGCGGAGGAGATCCGCATCCTGGAGCACCTGAGGAAGCAGGACAAGGACTCGAGCATGAACGTCATCCACATGCTGGAGAACTTCACCTTCCGCAACCACATATGCATGACCTTCGAGCTGCTCAGCATGAACCTGTACGAGCTCATCAAGAAGAACAAGTTCCAGGGCTTCAGCCTCCCGCTGGTCAGGAAGTTCGCCCACTCCATCCTGCAGTGCCTGGACTCGCTGCACAAGAACCGCATCATCCACTGCGACCTCAAGCCCGAGAACATTTTGCTCAAGCAGCAGGGACGCAGCGGCATCAAG GTCATAGATTTTGGTTCCAGCTGTTACGAGCATCAGAGAGTTTACACCTACATCCAGTCCCGGTTCTACCGAGCGCCGGAGGTCATTCTTG GCTCCAGGTACGGGATGCCGATCGACATGTGGTCCCTGGGCTGCATCCTGGCCGAGCTGCTGACCGGTTACCCGCTGTTGCCGGGCGAAGACGAGGCCGACCAGCTGGCCTGCATCATGGAGCTCCTGGGCATGCCGAGCCAGAAGCTCCTGGACGCCTCCAAGCGGGCCAAAAACTTTGTGTCGTCCAAGGGCTACCCGCGGTACTGCACCGTCACCACGCTGCCCGACGGCACCGCCGTGCTGAACGGCGGGCGCTCGCGGCGGGGCAAGGCGCGCGGCCCGCCCGCCAGCAAGGACTGGAGCGCGGCGCTGAAGGGCTGCGACGACCCGCTGTTCCTGGACTTCCTCAAGCAGTGTCTGGCGTGGGACCCGGCGCTCAGGATGACGCCCAGCCAGGCGCTGCGGCACCCGTGGCTCAGGAGGCGGCTCCCCAAGCCGCCGACGGGAACCACCACCACGGCGGGGGAGAAGACCACCTcgtccaccaccaccaccaccaccacctccaaaCGGGGCCCCGCCACCACCAACGACGGCGGCGGCGGCATCACCTCCATCTCCAAACTCGCCCCCGCCTCCTCCTCGACCACCACGTCCTCCTCCAAAACCAGGACTAACTTGGCCGCGATCACCGACGCCAACGGGAACATCCAGCCGAGGACGGTGCTGCCCAAACTGGTCAGCTGA
- the dyrk2 gene encoding dual specificity tyrosine-phosphorylation-regulated kinase 2 isoform X2, producing the protein MLTKKPGTSVLPTGKAGEPVYSPGHGGSRTTSPVALPRLRSHNAVTGGSKMSDAVQLSSQSHVHVTQLYEENANKRPVLTSQPNGLAPLSSTRPGLPPPDRQTSAPEPPPHHCRQGSASSNKSTDGKPKPAAMTPEQAMKQFMSKMSSLEHHEVFSYPEVYFVGPNAKKRSGVLGGANNGGYDDDQGSYIHVPHDHISYRYEVLKVIGKGSFGQVVKAFDHRSQTHVALKMVRNEKRFHRQAAEEIRILEHLRKQDKDSSMNVIHMLENFTFRNHICMTFELLSMNLYELIKKNKFQGFSLPLVRKFAHSILQCLDSLHKNRIIHCDLKPENILLKQQGRSGIKVIDFGSSCYEHQRVYTYIQSRFYRAPEVILGSRYGMPIDMWSLGCILAELLTGYPLLPGEDEADQLACIMELLGMPSQKLLDASKRAKNFVSSKGYPRYCTVTTLPDGTAVLNGGRSRRGKARGPPASKDWSAALKGCDDPLFLDFLKQCLAWDPALRMTPSQALRHPWLRRRLPKPPTGTTTTAGEKTTSSTTTTTTTSKRGPATTNDGGGGITSISKLAPASSSTTTSSSKTRTNLAAITDANGNIQPRTVLPKLVS; encoded by the exons gCAAAGCGGGCGAGCCGGTCTACTCTCCGGGTCACGGCGGCTCTCGGACCACGTCGCCTGTCGCGCTGCCGCGACTTCGCAGCCACAACGCGGTGACG ggagGCTCTAAAATGTCGGACGCCGTCCAGCTGTCGTCGCAGTCGCACGTCCACGTCACCCAGCTGTACGAGGAGAACGCCAACAAGCGTCCGGTGCTGACCTCCCAGCCCAACGGCCTGGCCCCTCTAAGCTCCACCCGGCCGGGGCTGCCGCCGCCGGACCGCCAGACCTCGGCCccggagccccccccccaccactgcCGGCAGGGCAGCGCCTCCTCCAACAAGTCGACGGACGGCAAGCCGAAGCCCGCCGCCATGACCCCGGAGCAGGCCATGAAGCAGTTCATGTCCAAGATGTCGTCGCTCGAGCATCACGAGGTGTTCAGCTACCCCGAAG TGTATTTCGTCGGTCCGAATGCTAAGAAGAGGTCCGGGGTCCTCGGCGGAGCCAACAACGGCGGCTACGACGACGATCAGGGATCCTACATCCACGTTCCACACGACCACATCTCCTACCGCTACGAAGTCCTGAAGGTCATCGGCAAGGGCAGCTTTGGACAG GTGGTGAAGGCCTTCGACCACCGGTCGCAGACCCACGTGGCCCTGAAGATGGTCCGCAACGAGAAGCGCTTCCACCGGCAGGCGGCGGAGGAGATCCGCATCCTGGAGCACCTGAGGAAGCAGGACAAGGACTCGAGCATGAACGTCATCCACATGCTGGAGAACTTCACCTTCCGCAACCACATATGCATGACCTTCGAGCTGCTCAGCATGAACCTGTACGAGCTCATCAAGAAGAACAAGTTCCAGGGCTTCAGCCTCCCGCTGGTCAGGAAGTTCGCCCACTCCATCCTGCAGTGCCTGGACTCGCTGCACAAGAACCGCATCATCCACTGCGACCTCAAGCCCGAGAACATTTTGCTCAAGCAGCAGGGACGCAGCGGCATCAAG GTCATAGATTTTGGTTCCAGCTGTTACGAGCATCAGAGAGTTTACACCTACATCCAGTCCCGGTTCTACCGAGCGCCGGAGGTCATTCTTG GCTCCAGGTACGGGATGCCGATCGACATGTGGTCCCTGGGCTGCATCCTGGCCGAGCTGCTGACCGGTTACCCGCTGTTGCCGGGCGAAGACGAGGCCGACCAGCTGGCCTGCATCATGGAGCTCCTGGGCATGCCGAGCCAGAAGCTCCTGGACGCCTCCAAGCGGGCCAAAAACTTTGTGTCGTCCAAGGGCTACCCGCGGTACTGCACCGTCACCACGCTGCCCGACGGCACCGCCGTGCTGAACGGCGGGCGCTCGCGGCGGGGCAAGGCGCGCGGCCCGCCCGCCAGCAAGGACTGGAGCGCGGCGCTGAAGGGCTGCGACGACCCGCTGTTCCTGGACTTCCTCAAGCAGTGTCTGGCGTGGGACCCGGCGCTCAGGATGACGCCCAGCCAGGCGCTGCGGCACCCGTGGCTCAGGAGGCGGCTCCCCAAGCCGCCGACGGGAACCACCACCACGGCGGGGGAGAAGACCACCTcgtccaccaccaccaccaccaccacctccaaaCGGGGCCCCGCCACCACCAACGACGGCGGCGGCGGCATCACCTCCATCTCCAAACTCGCCCCCGCCTCCTCCTCGACCACCACGTCCTCCTCCAAAACCAGGACTAACTTGGCCGCGATCACCGACGCCAACGGGAACATCCAGCCGAGGACGGTGCTGCCCAAACTGGTCAGCTGA